Below is a genomic region from Prolixibacteraceae bacterium.
AGGATCTGAAGTGCTGAAATATCGAGACTAGTCAGTTGGTTGTCTTGCCCAGCTTACGAATTTAAGAGACTAAGGTGTATGTCGGTGGCCTTGATCCAGCATGCATTCGAAAATTAAGTCATGGCTAAGCGTGTAGAAAGCATATTGCTTCCTTGTTTGGACGAGGGTTCGACTCCCTCCAGCTCCACAAAATAGCGGTCAGATAGTTGTAACTATTTGACCGCTATTGTTTTATTTTATATGATGTTGTGATACCCTTATGATACCAGTGTTATCAGAACGACATAAGCCTATATATTAAAATTAGATTCACCCTATGCCATTTCTTAAAATATTCTTCATCATGAACTGAAGGTACATCATATTCTAGAGCAGAAAAAAGTACTGTTCGTGTAATTGTAATAAACTTAATAGCTGAAAGTCCACACTTTAAATTTATGGATTAAACAGTATTAAGGGAGTTTATCTTACTACATTGAACTACCATATAAGATCATCAACACAATGTTATGTCTAGAGTATAGACCTACTTTTTCCAAAAGTAGATGACCTAAAAATATTTCAATGTTTTATGATATTAACTTTAAGAAAAATGATTCTCTATCGTCTAAAAAACATTTCATGTCGAGTTCATAAAACTTTTTCGCTTTGATTCTTAAAATAATTTCTTCTCCTTGTTTTTTGATAACTCGTTGACATACCTTTTTAGTTAGATAGGCATCATTAAAGCGGATAAAATCTATTTCATTTCTGAATTTTATTAATTCTTTTAAATCCTCAAAGGAACTTTCTAAGTGAGCACTATTCATGATATTGTGAAAATCTATTTCAATAGTCTTTTTACTATCTAGAATTGCTTTTACATTATTACAAAATAGGTTATCTGTCCCTGAACCCCCTTTATATGAGATAGATAGACGTACTGTAGTTTTTTTAAGGGAAAAATTCATAGTTCTTGTTTTATATAAGTAAAAGAACAACAAATGTGTAAGCTTAAAGGTTCTCATTTTTAAACAGAACCTAATCAAAACCATATTACCACTATTTCCAAAACACACATTATATGCAGAACCATTTATCGGTGGTGGTGCTATCTTCTGGTCGAAACGACCATCCAATATCGAAGTAATAAACGATACCAATAGAGAGCTTATAAACTTCTATGAGGCAATTAAAAATGATTTTGCGACACTATCTACCATGATACGTATTTCGCTTCACTCACGCTCTCAATTCAACGATGCAAAGGTAATATATGCCAACCCTCATATGTTCTCCAGAGAGAAAAGAGCATGGGCCATATGGGTAATGGCAAACGAAAGTTTCTCATCCATGCTGGATGGCACATGGGGATATGACATTTCAAAGAACTGCACCTCCAAGAAGATCAACAACAAACGAAATGAGTTCTCCGAAGAGTTGGCCATACGACTCCAGAACGTACAAATCGAATGCACCGATGCACTACGCATCATCACTAGCAGAGATCAAGAAGAGGCTTTCTTCTATTGTGATCCTCCATACTTTAACAGCGATTGTGGTCACTATGACGGATATAGTAAAGAGGACTTTGAAGCCCTCCTTACTCTCTTATCCTCCATCAAAGGGAAATTTCTATTAAGCAGCTACCCTTCCGATATACTCACAGAGTTCGTTAAAAAGCATGGGTGGCACCAGAAACAGATCAGACAGACCGTCAGTGTAGCCAATAACAATAGCACAGCCAAACCCAACAAATCCAAGATCGAGGTGCTCACAGCAAACTATGACTTCGAAGCCCTACATAAACCAACCGATCTATTCACCGACCTTTAAATATGTATCATGGAACAATCAAAAGAAATTAAGAAGTTATTCAAACCAGGACATGTTGTCACTTTAAAAAGTGGCAGCGTCCCCATGACCGTTGAAGTAAATTATCAATCAAGACCTACAATGCCCGTAGATGTCTGGTGCGTCTACCATATCAATGGGACTGATTACACTAGATATCGACAGGAGATGTTAGAAATTAAACAGTAGATTTGTTGTAAAATATTACTACAAATATTTTTTGTATATTGTAGATACTTAATTTAAAATCTAATACCATGAAAGAAGAATTTCAAGAAGGAGATGTTGTGAAGTTGAAAAGTGGTGGTCCTAAAATGACTATTCTAGATATTGAGAATATTTTCATTATGTGTGGTTACTTTGATAAACAAGATGTTTATCATACATCATCATTCATTCCAACTTCTTTAACAAAATCGAGTCAAATGAAGTCAAAAGGCATTCTTTAATTTGATCTCACGCATAATACTCTCTATTTTATTCTTTAAAAAAGAGAGTATTATATAAAGTTAATATTCGTGATCTGAATGTATGAAGAGTAAATCTAAACATGTAATAAAAAAACTATTGAAATTTACTATTTAATAGATGCTCAGGTATAAAAACAAGTTTTTTTTATAATAGTTTAAATGACTTTACTTCAGAAATATTCAGTAATTCCTCAGCCTGATTATCTACTTTTACCACAATGTCAACGGGTTGATGAGGTGAATTTGCTGCATGATTATATTTAATTATCTCACACTTAATCACTCTATTAACATCATCACTTTGGACAGGACCTATACAAATTTCGATAGGCTTAAATAGAATCTCTTTAAGATCGTTACTAGTGTATCGTAATGGATGTTTAATCATTCTTGATTTTATTTAACATTGATATTACAACAATATATTCACTTTAATTAACAAATACAACTATTATTCTTTATAAACACAAAGAGATTCATCGTTATTTGAAAAAATAAACTCACTAGAAAAATCTATTATTTTTTTGTTAAAATAATGAACAGCAGCTTCATCAAGTACCATTTCACTAATTTGATCCCCATTAGTTTCATTAAACTTAACTAGTAATGCATATTGAGGAGATAAGGGATAGTATAGTTCAACATCATGAGAACATTTTTTAAAATGAGTATTTAAATGATTGAAAATAGGCTGATCTCCTGTTATAAAACTTTGCTTAGTTTTGTTTACTAAAAATTTAAAACGTAATTTTTTATTACTAGAATTGTAGGCCTCTACTATTGCAATACAGAAACTTAAAATATTCCAAGTTTTAGATAATATTTTTTTATCAGCCTCAAATACTTTATCGTTAACAAAGGCCTCTTTAATAGCATTTGTCCTGTAATACTGAACAAATAAAAAAATCATAATATTTAAAATACCCTCTTCATGCACACATTTATTTAGCGAGAATAAAGATCTACATTTTATAAGATTTTTGCCATAATTCTCAATTATTCCATGATAACGTTCAATATACTGATCATAATTATTATAGTCTTTTTCGATGTAATCTTGATTAAATGATTCTGGATGAGAATTAGTAAATTCAAGCAGTTCTAAATCGAATTGAATATCATCAAAAAGTGAACTTATATCACTAGGAGCAATTTTATGAATAGAATCAAATATAAATTCTTTCTCAATATTTGAAAGCTCAGAAAGTCTATAAAAAACCTTTCTATGACCGACATTCATTAAAGATGTTTTAGCTATTATATCACCTCTCTTAAAGAATATTTTATCGTTATGACTCCATGAACGAAGATATGCTCTCCATACATAATGTTGTCTTTTAGTATCTGTACTCATCTTATATCTAATCTATGTTTGTAAAACCTAAATAACACTTTATTTCTACAAAGCTAGCATTTATTTCATTTGGTGGTTACAGCAATGTTACACAAGACTATAAAACATTAAAATTAAATAATTTACAAAGTCCCCTTGGAATTACATATCATTATTAGATTAAATACAGTAAAATTGTTAAATGATCCAATCTCATCTAATAAAGAAGTCATTTGTTGTAAGAAATTGACTTTTTATGCAAGCTTAGGAGAGTCGTGTTAAATCTGATTTATATCAAAAAAATATTACCTTTGAAATATCAAATTGATTAGGATATCAGTTTGATTAAAGTTAAGTTAATGAATCTAAAACGGTCCGAAAGGCCGTGATACCCATATGATACCGTAGTTTGTAAGGTGTTGTGAAAGAGGGGGTAAGTAATTCCCTCCAACTCCACCAGGATGAAAGTCAGATAGTATTAACTGTCTGACTTTCTTGTTTTTGTATGTTTTGTTGTTCTTCAATAAACTCTCTTTTTACGTCAAAAACAGCATGTTTTGATACCCATATGATACCCACTTTATTAGCAATAAGCTTTATCGATAAAATTATATCCTTCTGAACTCATTTTATTTGGGCTGTTTGTAAAGCTGAAAGATCTATTCATTGATATCTGCCCAACCTGAAAATGCTAAATATTATCGACTATATTTAGATCCTTCAGTTGTATAATGGGCTGCAAGTCCGCACCGTTTTACTACGTTTTCTTTTATGAATAATGGCATTGCTTAACTTGCGATATAGGGATTTTAATCTTTTGTCCTGATAATCTAATCAAGAAGGGTTGTAGTCAGCGAATTATATTAATGATAATGGATGTTCTAAGAAGAACTAAAAGATGTAATTTGTAAAATAGTTTTTACAAAAATAACTATATTTGTAAAAACTATTTTACAATATGGGACGGAAAGCTATTGTATTATTGCCAAAACATAAGCGAATTTTAATAGAGTTAGGAGAGAATATTAAGTTAGCACGTTTGCGACGAAAGTTGAGTACAGAGCAAGTGTCGGAGAGAGCGAATATAAGTAGACCTACACTATTAGAAATTGAAAAAGGAAATCCCAATACAAGTATTGGGTTATACTTTCAAGTGCTTATTGTATTAGGCTTAGATCAAGATCTATTAGAGGTGGCTAAGGACGATATTTTAGGTCGTAAACTACAAGATATTGCTGTGATAAATAGAAAGTAAAGTGTTATGGACAAGCAGGATCAAATGAAACAGATTTTTGTTTATGCTGATTGGGAGCAGTTTAGCATACCAAAACTAATGGGCATTCTCTCATCACATAGAATAAGAGGGAAAGAAGTATTTCAATTTGAATATGACAAAGAGTGGTTAGAGTCTTCTTTTGTTCAAATGATTGATCCTGATTTACAGCTATATGTAGGGCCTCAATATTTACAAGATAATAAGAAATCTAATTTCGGAATATTTCTTGATTCTTCTCCTGATAGATGGGGGCGCATTTTAATGACTCGAAGAGAAGCTGCTTTGGCTAAAGTCGAAAATAGGTCTCCTAAACGATTGTTTGAAACGGATTATCTTTTAGGTGTTTATGATAAGCATAGAATGGGTGCAATTCGTTTTAAAGAATCTAATGATGGGCCGTTTTTAAATGACAACATAAAGTTTGCTGCTCCTCCGTGGTCTTCGATACGAGAGCTTGAAGAGATAAGTATAAAGATCGAGGAGGATAAAATTGTTGATGATCCAAATTATTTAGATTGGTTAAGAATGTTAGTTGCTCCTGGTTCATCATTAGGTGGTGCACGCCCAAAAGCTAGTATTATCGATGAGAATAATCATCCATGGATAGCAAAATTCCCGAGTAAAAATGACAGTTATGATATTGGGGCATGGGAGATGGTGGTAAATATTCTTGCGCATAAAGCTGGGATTAATATGGCGGAAGGTATGGCTCAAAAGTTTTCTACACGTCACCATACCTATTTGTCTAAACGCTTCGATCGTTCATTGACTGGTCGTCGTATCCATTTTGCTTCTGCAATGACTTTATTGGGTTATACTGATGGTAATAATCATGAGGATGGTGTCAGTTATTTAGAGTTAGTAGAGTTTATTTCTAATTATGGCGTTCGTATAAAGGAGGACTTAGAAGAATTATGGAGGAGGATAGTTTTTAATATTTGTATTTCAAACACTGATGATCATTTACGAAATCATGGTTTTATTTTGACCTCCAAAGGATGGCAATTATCTCCTGCTTATGACATTAATCCTGTGCCTAATTCGTATGGATTATCATTGAATATTTCGGAGGATGATAATGCTCTTGATTTGGAACTAGTCAAAGAGGTTGCTCCATTCTTCCGTATTAGTCAAAGTCAATGTGATAAAATTATTGATGAGATTAAATCTTCAGTCTCTACATGGCGTGAGATTGCCAATAAATATAATATTTCAAAGAGTGAACAAGAGGTGATGAAGACCGCCTTTATTAATGCAGAAGGTTAGGTGTTGAGAGGTGCTTATTCGAGGGATTGTCCATACGACTCCAGAACGTACAAATCGAATGCACCGATGCACTACGCATCATCAATAGCAGAGATCAAGAAGAGGCTTTCTTCTATTGTGATCCTCCATACTTTAACAGCGATTGTGGACACTATGATGACAATACCAATAATGAACCAAATTGAATCATTCCATTGTATCTATATCTTCTTATTCTACGTTAAAAAATATCGACGTAGGGTCTACTATGTCTCAATTTTTTGCCTTGCCAAAGGAGATATATTTCTAAAATGTTTGATTCTCCAATTTAGATCATAATTGGTATGCAGTAAAGAGGACTTTGAAGCCCTCCTTACTCTCCTATCCTCTATTAAAGGAAAATTTCTATTAAGCAGCTATCCTTCCGATATACTCACCGAGTTCGTTAAAAAGCATGGGTGGCACCAAAAACAGATCAAACAGACCGTCAGCGTAGCCAACAACAATAGCACGGCCAAACCCAACAAATCCAAGATCGAAGTGCTCACCGCAAACTACGACTTCGAAGCCCTACATAAACCAACCGATCTATTCACAGACCTTTAAATTTGATATCATGGAAGAATCAAAAATCATTAAGCAAAAGTTTAATCCTGGAGACGTTGCCGAACTTAACAGTGGCAGCGTCGAAATGACCATAGAACAAAACATTCAACCCACTCCCACATCTCCAGTCTATGTCGTATGTGTCTACCACATCAACAACACCGACTGTGTCCGAAACATCTATAACCAAGACGTTCTAACCTTACTATATCAACCCAAGAAACATGAAATCTCTATTGAATAAAACAAATATCTCTAATATTAATTGGCTAACTCTTACTTATTTTACTCTCACTTATTTTGCCCTTGCTAATAATCTTATCGACTCACAATCACGTATTCTTTTACCATATTTTTTACAATACTCTTCTATAGATTGATCCATATCACCTTTATAATCAATAGGTGAGTTTTTATTTTTTTGTATAACTGTATCGATGTCTTCCAATCCTGATATTACATATTCTTCTGGCTCTATATAAGAACCATCAAGTGTTAATCTTGATTCATAGCTAGAATTAAATTCATTGCCAATATCTTCAAATCCTTTAATTCCCCATATATGGTATTCTTTACAATTTTCATATCTCCTTCGATGGTTAGTCGGCATGACCAACCTGTATATAGCAACAAATTGCTTTTTTGACAGTGAAGTCCAAAAATTCTTAGCACCTGGAAAAGTCTGTTCTTTATCTGAGATTATTTGTAGATTTAACTCCTTTATTAATATTTCAAAAAGATACGATAGGTCTCCTTTTTTTTTAGATTTCGATGATGTCCAATAGATTTCATAGTATTGTTTATCAGCTATTATTTTTGGACTTAACAATATTTGAGAGGTTATGTCTTCTTGAATTTTGTCTTGCAAATAAATATAACTATAATCTTCAGCAATGATTACATGTTCATATCTTCTTGCTTTCATTTTTTGGAGCTTATAAATTTTTGAGTCTACATCATTTATTGAGAACTGCTCTTGATAATCATTATCAATATGCTCTAAGCTTATTAAATTAGGCATTTCTTTGTTACCTAAATTTGGCGATTATAGATTATCAGCATAAATCAAAGTCGCCATCTCATTTTTTTTTGAAGCAAGAGTGTTTTCTGGTAAGTTTTTGGTCTTATTCTAGTCATATTTTAGATTTCTATTACGATACTAACTCTACCTTTTTATTTTAGGGTATACCTTTCCCATTACCGTTCGGTTTAATTTTTCTTTCAATACAAGATTCAAATACTAAGCTGCTGTAAATAATACAATTGGAGGTTTTAAACATCTTTCCCATAATTCTTTAATTTCAAATTCTTCTTGTACCTCTTTTGCGATTCTTAAAGTTGTATTTCTTCCTCCTTCAACAATTTCACCAGCAAAATCGATTAATTTTCTTCTAAATGTATTTGGATATGCTTTGGCCGATATTTTATCGTAGGAAATGTCATTCTTATAAGCCTCAAAAAGTGAATGACTCATTGCCAGAATATAGTAATAGACCTTATTCTGATTAAATTTCTTAAATGGCAATGATTCAGTAGTAGCCAACTCTTTTAGGCTACGATGAATCAATTCGTCTGCACCTCTATGGTGAGATAACTGAACTATACCTTTCGCAGTTAAAATATCACTCATATCTGCTTTTTTTAATCGTTCGTCTGAGATTTTATTTTTTCCAATATTGGTGTAAATCAGATTGTCAGGACCTGACAGATCTAATACCCTCTGACCATCTTCTTCTCGAGACAATGAAGTTGCGATGCAGCGCCAAAACTTACTCCAGCTCTTTAATTTATTGCCAAAATCATAGAGATCCCATTGTAACGTTCCATTAGTATATTTCTCACAATCACCTCGTTTAATGTGTTCTAGTTCAGAGGTTATGTCTTTATACATTTTTCCTGTTGTAATGAAAGAGATATTCAACTGATCAAAAAAGTTGAATGCTTTTTCATCTAGAAAACCACTATCTGAACAAACGATTATAGGGACAGATTCGCTATAACGAGATCTAATCAAATCTACAATATGTTTTACTCTCTCGGTATAGTCATTGCCATGATTAGAGTGGTGATTACCAGGACGAAATAGGACATCTATAAGGGAGTTCTCCCATGATATATGAAGAGGTTGAAAACCTTTTACTTTTTTATACGTCGGTTTATTGTCTTCTTTCTTCTCTGAATAATTGTTGTCCATTACCATTGTGTCTACCCCAAGAACAATAACCTTAGGCTTTTCATGTAGTAATCGCCAAATAAAGAGTTCATTTAGAATCTCAGACAGTTCACTGTTTGATAGTTGTGACAGTTTTACTATGAATCGTTTTATTTGAAAACTAGAGGCTAATTCATTCTTCTCAATACCAATAACGGGTGCGTATGATGCACTGAGTTTTTTTCTATCAAAGGAACAGATTGAACTGTGAGTTCCATCAATAAAATGTGCGACCATTTGACAAAAAAATGATTCCAATGTTAAACCATACCCACTGTAGGCGATCTTTGATAGAAACTTGTTTGATACTAGGGAATAGAATCCAATGTTTTTAATAAAATTCATAATCAGTGATAGTCCAGCTCGATCTGATAATTTGGAGCGTGAAATACCTATTTTTGTTATCGTTGACATGATCAAGAGTATTTCTTAAAAGTGAATCAAATAATTTTGTTTTCAATAGTTTAAGATAATGACAATCAACAACATAAATAAATATTTCTTCGTTTTTTTTTGTTAAGTCGCCAAATCTAGGTGTTATATAGTTTATGATCTTAGAATTAATTTTCAGTATTATATACTTCAGTTCACCTTTCATTTTATTACGCTTTAAAAATTCTATAAACTCGTCTTTAATTTTTATCTTTTTGTAATAGTCTATAAGCAATCGATTTAATTTCTTGTATTCAGTTTTGTGATAATCATGTCCATAAGACGATAAGAACTTTATGAGAATCAAGTGAAAACATCTAATAACATTGAGATTTTTATTGTCATCATTATTGGAAATATCATTAATGTATTTGAATACTTTTTCAATAGAAGAAAGGTCATTTTTAATTTTATCTGAGAATGTATCAAAGTCTATTACATCATCATTGTCCCCTTTTACATAGTCTGCATATAGTTGTAAATTATTTTTGTAAAAATGATTCTCATCTGAATTCGCATCGTAATTTAGACTTTTTAATAAAATTGTATCACAAAAAATATTTTTGAAAGTCTTAATGTACATTAGATAATTTAAGTCTTTTTTATCTGCGATAGTTGCATCATAATGAGTTAAGTCTTTTTCTGTTTTAAGAATCCAATAGAAAAATACAAGTAAACGATATACATAACTTCTTAAATAATAAACATCAGAAGATGCCCAATCAGACATTGGAGTCTTATGCCAATTTTTACCTATATTAATATTGAAATTCCAAAGTCTATAGTTTAACTCCTCACAACTATTAAGAAGAGGCGTTTTTGTTTTTGCTATTTCTTGTTTGATTTGTTTCTTTTGTTCAAAATAGAATTCTTTCTTTAATTTATGATTCAGTGAAAATCTGTCAAAAGCAACCTTTAAGCCAAGAGTTAAAGCATTCGTGCTGATTACTAAAACTATTTTAGACTTGAGAAATATGGAAATTGATTCGAGCATAAAATTAATTGTTGAGCTTATATAAACTGATAAATTACATCCCAAGGTCTAGCACCTCTTCATTATGATATGTTACAAATTTTTTATTCCAATTACTTGAATTGAAGAAAAGTAATTTATCTGATCGAAATATTTCAGTGCTTATCTCAATTATTGGTTCCCCCCTGTTAGTATCTTGAAATACATAACTTCCTCCAAAGCGATCGTCAAAAGCTAGTTCAGCATCATTCATTAATGTAAAGCCTTGAGACTCCATAAAATTCTTAAGATCATTAAAAGTGTCAATGTAAAGGTTGTATTTAATTTTAAGATGGTTTTTTAATTCCTCAGTCAAGGGATGATTGAGCATTAGGATTCGATCTATATTGTTGCCTTGTTCCTTATTTTGCTCACTTAAGAATGAAACAAGTTTCTGAAGGGTTTTGGATGTGTCCTCTAATTTATTAATAAGAGATATTTCGCCAATTCTAGACTGTTCGGATAAAAGCCTTTTAAAAAGTCCAGCCAACTGATTTCTTAAGAATGAAACAATATCAGCAACAGCATCGAAGCCGTGTATTGTATTATTTTTATTATACGATTTTATTTTAGCAATAAATTCGTAGATCTTAATATTGTCAACAAAGCGATATTTGATATCATTACTCTTATTAAGTGAATAAGTTTCATACTCAGTAAGCACATTCTTCTCAATAAAGATATACACTTGTTTATTATTCTTAATTGCTGTTTCTAACTCCATCTGTGTAACTGAGGATTTTTCATCTACATTTGATTGACTCCCATATCTTCCGCCTATAATACAAATGAGGATATCAATGTTATCAATCTCTTTGTAGCAATATTCTTCTAATCTTTTTTGATTCCCATAAGGTATATCACCTTCTTCATTTCTTACTGTTTCATATCCAAGTTGTTTAAGGAAGTTATCAAGGTCAGCTCTAACTTGTTTTTGATCATAGAAGGTTGAGCTTATAAAAATGATTGGTTTAGCCATAAATTGTTGCTTATAATCTGGTTTTTAATATTATTGATGTTAAATATCATTATAAAAGTATTCAAAAAAAAGCATTTTGTGT
It encodes:
- a CDS encoding DNA adenine methylase codes for the protein MFKQNLIKTILPLFPKHTLYAEPFIGGGAIFWSKRPSNIEVINDTNRELINFYEAIKNDFATLSTMIRISLHSRSQFNDAKVIYANPHMFSREKRAWAIWVMANESFSSMLDGTWGYDISKNCTSKKINNKRNEFSEELAIRLQNVQIECTDALRIITSRDQEEAFFYCDPPYFNSDCGHYDGYSKEDFEALLTLLSSIKGKFLLSSYPSDILTEFVKKHGWHQKQIRQTVSVANNNSTAKPNKSKIEVLTANYDFEALHKPTDLFTDL
- a CDS encoding DUF2158 domain-containing protein — translated: MKEEFQEGDVVKLKSGGPKMTILDIENIFIMCGYFDKQDVYHTSSFIPTSLTKSSQMKSKGIL
- a CDS encoding DUF4238 domain-containing protein → MSTDTKRQHYVWRAYLRSWSHNDKIFFKRGDIIAKTSLMNVGHRKVFYRLSELSNIEKEFIFDSIHKIAPSDISSLFDDIQFDLELLEFTNSHPESFNQDYIEKDYNNYDQYIERYHGIIENYGKNLIKCRSLFSLNKCVHEEGILNIMIFLFVQYYRTNAIKEAFVNDKVFEADKKILSKTWNILSFCIAIVEAYNSSNKKLRFKFLVNKTKQSFITGDQPIFNHLNTHFKKCSHDVELYYPLSPQYALLVKFNETNGDQISEMVLDEAAVHYFNKKIIDFSSEFIFSNNDESLCVYKE
- a CDS encoding helix-turn-helix domain-containing protein; protein product: MGRKAIVLLPKHKRILIELGENIKLARLRRKLSTEQVSERANISRPTLLEIEKGNPNTSIGLYFQVLIVLGLDQDLLEVAKDDILGRKLQDIAVINRK
- a CDS encoding HipA domain-containing protein → MDKQDQMKQIFVYADWEQFSIPKLMGILSSHRIRGKEVFQFEYDKEWLESSFVQMIDPDLQLYVGPQYLQDNKKSNFGIFLDSSPDRWGRILMTRREAALAKVENRSPKRLFETDYLLGVYDKHRMGAIRFKESNDGPFLNDNIKFAAPPWSSIRELEEISIKIEEDKIVDDPNYLDWLRMLVAPGSSLGGARPKASIIDENNHPWIAKFPSKNDSYDIGAWEMVVNILAHKAGINMAEGMAQKFSTRHHTYLSKRFDRSLTGRRIHFASAMTLLGYTDGNNHEDGVSYLELVEFISNYGVRIKEDLEELWRRIVFNICISNTDDHLRNHGFILTSKGWQLSPAYDINPVPNSYGLSLNISEDDNALDLELVKEVAPFFRISQSQCDKIIDEIKSSVSTWREIANKYNISKSEQEVMKTAFINAEG
- a CDS encoding DNA adenine methylase; protein product: MSIRLQNVQIECTDALRIINSRDQEEAFFYCDPPYFNSDCGHYDDNTNNEPN
- a CDS encoding IS1380 family transposase codes for the protein MSTITKIGISRSKLSDRAGLSLIMNFIKNIGFYSLVSNKFLSKIAYSGYGLTLESFFCQMVAHFIDGTHSSICSFDRKKLSASYAPVIGIEKNELASSFQIKRFIVKLSQLSNSELSEILNELFIWRLLHEKPKVIVLGVDTMVMDNNYSEKKEDNKPTYKKVKGFQPLHISWENSLIDVLFRPGNHHSNHGNDYTERVKHIVDLIRSRYSESVPIIVCSDSGFLDEKAFNFFDQLNISFITTGKMYKDITSELEHIKRGDCEKYTNGTLQWDLYDFGNKLKSWSKFWRCIATSLSREEDGQRVLDLSGPDNLIYTNIGKNKISDERLKKADMSDILTAKGIVQLSHHRGADELIHRSLKELATTESLPFKKFNQNKVYYYILAMSHSLFEAYKNDISYDKISAKAYPNTFRRKLIDFAGEIVEGGRNTTLRIAKEVQEEFEIKELWERCLKPPIVLFTAA
- a CDS encoding DUF4062 domain-containing protein, yielding MAKPIIFISSTFYDQKQVRADLDNFLKQLGYETVRNEEGDIPYGNQKRLEEYCYKEIDNIDILICIIGGRYGSQSNVDEKSSVTQMELETAIKNNKQVYIFIEKNVLTEYETYSLNKSNDIKYRFVDNIKIYEFIAKIKSYNKNNTIHGFDAVADIVSFLRNQLAGLFKRLLSEQSRIGEISLINKLEDTSKTLQKLVSFLSEQNKEQGNNIDRILMLNHPLTEELKNHLKIKYNLYIDTFNDLKNFMESQGFTLMNDAELAFDDRFGGSYVFQDTNRGEPIIEISTEIFRSDKLLFFNSSNWNKKFVTYHNEEVLDLGM